The Arctopsyche grandis isolate Sample6627 chromosome 10, ASM5162203v2, whole genome shotgun sequence genome window below encodes:
- the LOC143917699 gene encoding protein FAM200B-like — translation MRLLCTKVLAADSVKPRKINRHLETMHSEYKIVPVPSNALLASYKVSYRIANCKKPHTIGETLVLPAAIDMIEIMFGKSYAKQLRQIPIADIQLEEVGGEARLDSNRLETTAVEDTQAS, via the exons ATGCGTTTGCTCTGTACTAAAGTTTTGGCTGCAGATAGTGTGAAACCAAGAAAAATAAACCGGCACCTTGAAACTATGCATTCTGAATAC AAAATAGTTCCTGTTCCATCAAATGCATTGCTAGCATCGTACAAAGTTTCTTACAGAATCGCAAATTGTAAAAAGCCACATACAATAGGAGAAACACTCGTTTTGCCAGCAGCTATTGATATGATTGAAATAATGTTCGGCAAATCATATGCGAAACAGTTGCGACAAATACCGATTGCTGATATACAGTTGGAAgaa GTAGGGGGGGAGGCAAGATTAGATTCTAATAGATTAGAAACCACTGCCGTAGAGGATACTCAAGCTAGTTAG